A window of the Lepus europaeus isolate LE1 chromosome 5, mLepTim1.pri, whole genome shotgun sequence genome harbors these coding sequences:
- the TMEM167B gene encoding protein kish-B isoform X1, which translates to MTNVYSLDGILVFGLLFVCTCAYFKKVPRLKTWLLSEKKGVWGVFYKAAVIGTRLHAAVAIACVVMAFYVLFIK; encoded by the exons ATGACGAACG TGTACTCCCTGGATGGGATTCTGGTGTTCGGTTTGCTCTTTGTTTGTACTTGTGCCTACTTCAAGAAGGTACCTCGTCTCAAAACCTGGCTGCTGTCAGAGAAGAAAGGAGTTTGGGGTGTGTTTTACAAAG CTGCTGTGATTGGAACCAGGCTGCACGCGGCTGTGGCAATCGCCTGTGTTGTAATGGCCTTTTACGTcttgtttataaaatga
- the TMEM167B gene encoding protein kish-B isoform X2 has product MTNVYSLDGILVFGLLFVCTCAYFKKVPRLKTWLLSEKKGVWGVFYKGKVMCGHRGDCHLSQCGVTYSLLFPASCCDWNQAARGCGNRLCCNGLLRLVYKMNSKVATSSTANQGDKGEEPLRGLDAA; this is encoded by the exons ATGACGAACG TGTACTCCCTGGATGGGATTCTGGTGTTCGGTTTGCTCTTTGTTTGTACTTGTGCCTACTTCAAGAAGGTACCTCGTCTCAAAACCTGGCTGCTGTCAGAGAAGAAAGGAGTTTGGGGTGTGTTTTACAAAGGTAAGGTCATGTGTGGACACAGAGGAGATTGCCATCTCTCACAGTGTG GTGTGACttattctctgcttttccctgcCAGCTGCTGTGATTGGAACCAGGCTGCACGCGGCTGTGGCAATCGCCTGTGTTGTAATGGCCTTTTACGTcttgtttataaaatgaattCCAAAGTAGCCACCTCATCAACTGCCAACCAAGGGGACAAGGGTGAAGAACCTCTCAGAGGCCTGGACGCAGCGTAG